In the genome of Lathyrus oleraceus cultivar Zhongwan6 chromosome 4, CAAS_Psat_ZW6_1.0, whole genome shotgun sequence, the window AAATGAGTAGGAAGTCTACTGATTAGGTGAATAGGATGTTGGATACCAAAGTTTCACATGTTTAAAGGTACATGTGAGTGGAAGTATATACTTATAGCAACATTAAGGATATGTTGGTGTTTTCTCTCAACCACCTGCATTTTGTTGGGGTGTCTCAACACAAGACTTTTTATGCAATATGCCTTTGGATAAAAGAAACTCGGATAGGGCATCAAATTTGGTGCCATTATCTGATCTTAGACACTTCAAGGATGTTTGAAATTGGTTTTCTATATAGGCTACAAATTGGATAATGTTATTTTTGACTTGGTCCTTGGTTTTAAGGAAAATAACTCAAGTGTATCTACTATGATCATCAACAAGTGTAAGAAAATATGTGTGTCCTAATAGAGAGATGGTGAAGAATGAAGCCCATAAATCAGCATGTAAAATATCAAATGATGCACAAGATTCAGTGATACTATGAGAAAAAGGAAATTTTCTTTGCTTACCAAAATGGCAAGATTCACAAGGAACATTGTTATTCTTATAGGGAATGAAAGGAAACAATTTGGAAAAAAATTTCAAGCCTATGTCATAAATGTGTCCTAATCTTAAATGCCAAAGATTACATGAGTCATTAACAATAAAATTGTACATGGAAGAGTGATGTGTAGGTAAAAAAACATACAACCCTCTTTGCAATTTAGTTGTACCAATCATTTTCTTGGAATGATTTTGCAGGGTTTTACAGGTTTCAACATTGAAATGCACAGAACAATTATTGTCACTAACAAGTTTAGCCATGGAAATCAAATTGACATGAAAATCAGGAATGTAAAGCAAATTATGCAAGGTTAAAGATGGTGAAACAACTACACTACCAGACATAAATTCACTGATATGTGAGCCATAAGGCCAATTGACACAGACATGTATGATGGTTTTGGAAGTAATAAAAGAAGTTTTGTTAAAGGAAATGTGATTTGTTGTGCCTGTATCTAAGATCCAGATATTGGAATTCTTACCATTAGGGTTGGATGAGTGGGAGTTCATGACAAAAGGGGAGGTCGAAATGGAATTGGCTTTGGGGCTGAGCTTGAACTATTGAATTAATTATATGATGTTGTTGTACTGCTCTTGAGTGAGTCCAAATGAAGATGCAGTTGGAACTTGTTGAGAAGCTTCAAAGACACTATTAACTGCATCAATGGATTGTGAAGTATTGCCATTACCTTAAGATTTACCTTTCCCTTTGAATCCTGGTGGGAAGCCATGGTTGAGAAAACAAGTTTCTGTAGTGTGATTTGTCCTGCCACAGTGAGTGCATACACAATTATGTCCTCGAGCACCATTGTTGCCTTAAGTATTCCCCTTGAAATGACAAGGTTTGCCATTGTAGTTCCCATAATTGGTTTGAAATTGGAATGCAACTACTTCTTCAGAGTTGATAGTAGTTGGAGTTATAACAGATGCATAATTATTCATCTCTCGTTCTTGTTGAATGACTATGGAGAAAACTTTGTCAATGTATGGTAATGGATTCATTATCATGATTTAAGACTTGAAATGTGTAAAATTTTCATTCAATCCTTTGAGAAAACAAATTACACAATCTTGCTCGCGATATTTCTGAACAAAAGCAATTACACCACAAGAACAAAAGATTGCACAAGAACATCCAAGAACAGGGCGATAGTTATCCAGTTCATCCCATAAAACCTTCAGCTGAGTAAAGTAGTTAGAGACATCAAGAGTACCTTGACGGAGTTTGTATAGATCCTCCTGAATATCTGAAATGCAGAAAATGTCGCTATGAGAAAATAAAATATGCAGATTATGCCAAACACAAGCTGCGTTATCGATCCAGAGTACAGACTTTGCAATGGATTCCGAAATCGGGCGGTAAAACCATGCAAGAACCATGTTATTACAACAAATCCATGGTGCATACAAAAGATCTGCTACCAGAGGTTTTCTGAGGGTTCCATCAATGAAATTCTCCTTTTTCTTGGAGATTAAGCAATGTGCATTGATCTTGACCAAGTGTGATAATTATTATTATCAAGCAATGGAGAAACAAGAACAAGAGCTGGATTTTCGTTTGGATGTAGATAGTAAGGATTTGTGGAAAAATCAGTATAACTCTTATAAGCCATTGATGAAAGATTCAAGATAttgaaaaataagaaaaagaagaTGATGAATCTGCAAAAGAGAAAAGCATAAATCAGAGAAATAATGACTACCAGAGCTTTGGAAGCTGATACCATGTTAGTGATGTAGTTGTTGTTAGAACATAAAACTGAAAATTGAAGGTTTGACAATGGTGGAAGAAAAGAAAATTGTGGAAGATGAAGTTGAGAGAGAATTAGAGAGAATTAGAGAGAATAGAGTAATATTGGATGAATATAGATTTTGGCATTAATTTTGAATTGGGAATATTACAAGTGTATTTATACATTGAGAATAAAATTATACAACTAAAGTGACTCTACAAAAATAAATTCTGTTAGTGTTTGGAAGGGtaaaaacaaaatttaatttCAATTAACACACCACCTTACTTTAGTTGCTCCAAGTCCACCATGCTCAAGCACTTCTTTAGCCTCTTGAACACATCATTTGTCACACCCTTTGTCAACAAATCCGCGACTTGGTCTTCGCTTCGGTAATAGCTCAATCTAAGCTTTCCATCACCGACCAATTCTCTCAAATAATGACACCGCATCTCAATATGTTTGCTCCTTCCGTGTGCAATCGGGTCTTCGCAAGATTTATTGCGGAAACATTGTCTACAAACAGTTGGTGGCAACATCATCACCACATCCCAATTCCTTCAATAGATTCATAAGCCACATAGCTTGGCACGCACCTAACGACGCcacaatatactcggcctcacAAGAAGAGAGTGCTACGACCGGTTCCTTTTTCgaacaccaagagattggtgTACTACCAAACATAAAGATGTACCCCGCCGTCGATTTTCGGTCATCTTTATCTCCGCACCAATTAGAATCGGTGTAGCCAAGTAAATTGCACTTACACCCCGTGTCCGATGTGGGAAAGAGAATTCCGCAACCAAGAGTACCTTTCACATATCTAAGGATCCTCTTGACCGCCTCCAAGTGAGACACCTTCGGtctctccatgaatctactcGCAATACCGACACTAAAAGCCAAATCCGGTCGCGTATTGCACAAATACTGTAACAATCCAATCAAGCTCCGATAAAGCGTTGGATCAACATCATCCTCCTCATCACTTTTGGATAGCTGCACTCTAGCCTCACAAGCTGTAATAGAAGCATTACAATGCTCCATATCACACTTTTTCAAAATATCTAGAGCATACCTCCTTTGGTGCATAAGCAGCCCCACTTTTGACTTGTGAAACTCTATGCCAAGGAAGTAATTCATGACACCAAGGTCCGTCATCTCAAACTCTCTCATGAGCTCACTTTTGAACCTTGAAAACACTCTTGTCATGGCTGCCCGTAATCAAGAGATCATCAACATACAAGCAAAGTATAATCACACCATCGTTCATATCCGATCTCACATAAACTCCATGTTCGGATACACATCGTTTAAAACCAATGTCAATAAGAAAGTCGTCAATAcgtttgttccaagctcttggagcttgtttcaaaccatacaATGCCTTGTGTAGCTTGTAATACTTCATCTCTTGATCTTTTACCATGAAACCGGGTGGCTGCCCCACATAGACTTCCTCAACAAGAGGACCATTCAAAAACGCAGATTTGACATCCATTTGGCAAACCATCCAATTGTTGCTATGCGCAATACCAACAACCAAACGAATAGTCTCTAATTTAGCCACCGATGCGAATACCTCCTCATAGTCTATACCTTCTCGTTGCAAGAACCCCTTCGCCACTAATCGAGCTTTGTGCTTGATTACTTCACCTTTGGGATTTTCTTTAACCTTATAGACCCATCGCACACCTGTCGGTTTCTTTCCAAGTGGTAAGTCGACCAACTCCCAAGTACCGTTTTTCTCAATAGATTCCAGCTCCTCTTTCATTGCACATATCTACTTAGGATCACTTAACGCTTCTTCCTCATTTACCGGTTCGGATTCGGCCATAAGCGTGAAATGAACAAAATCACCATCGTTATTCACTTCCTTATCTTGGAATCTTTCGTAATCTCGGAGTCTATGAGGCAAGGCTCTTTGCCTCACTGGTCTACCATTATTAACAACATCATTTTGCACTACTGTAGGTGCTGGTACAACGGTGTCAGAAGCCTCCGAATCAGAGATTTCAAAAAGCTGCTGTTGCTTTTTTTCTACGAGTAATCGATTACTCCCAATAGGGTAATCAGTTACTGCTGCATTTTCTGTGAGTAATCGACTACTGCTATTTGGGTAATCGGTTACTGCAGCATTTTCTGCATTTTTTACTTCATCAAAAGTCACATCCCGGGTTATGACGATCTTCCGATTTTTTCCATCGAACAACTTGTACCCTATAGTAGAGTGATATCCTACAAATATCAGCTTCTCACCCTTATCATCCAATTTCTTCCGAAGTTGGTCTGGTACATGACGATATGCAATCGATCCAAAAACGCGCAAATGATTCAAATTCGGTTTGAAGCCACTCCAAGCCTCTTCCAGTGTGAGTTTCTCCAGCTTCTTAGTGGGACACCTATTCAACAAGTAGGTGGTTGTAGACACGGCCTCACCCCACAATTCCTTAGGCAAATTTTTCCCACAAAGCATACTACGCACCATGTTCATTATTGTACGATTTTTCCTCTCGGCAGCCCCGTTTTGTTGAGGCGTATACAGAGGCACCACCTCACGTACAATTCCCTCAAGATCACAAAACTTCCCAAACTCATTAGAGGcatactcacctccaccatccgTTTTGAGAATTTTGAGCTTCCGACCGCTTTGGCGCTCCACCATGGATTTGAAATTCTTGAAAACTCCAAATACCTCATCTTTTCTCTTGATAAGATATGTCCAAAGCTTCCTACTAAAATCGTCAATGAATGTAACAAAATATCGATTGCCACCATAAGTCTCTACTTGCATCGGTCCGCAAACGTCAGAACATACCACCTCAAGTAAGCCTTTGGTTCTTCGACCCGCATCTTTGCTAAACACATTCTTGTGCTGTTTAGCCTTCACTCATTCCTCACATAATTCAGTTGGAATACTAATGTGTGGCGGCCCCGTTACCATTTGACTTTGTTGCAACTTTCTTAGATCCCTAAAATTAAGGTGACCAAGACGGTAATGCCATAACCACTCATCTCTACTTGCCAGGGTAGCTATACAACGATGCTCCATAACCTTTAACTCAACCTTAAAGGTTCTATTGGCAGCCATCGGCGCTTTTAGAATCAACACACCATTTGAATACAAAACGCGTAAAATCTTGTCCTCCAACCGAATTTTGTATCCTCTTTCAAGTAATTGGCCAATGCTTAAAAGATTACACTTAATTCCCGATATATACAAGACATCTTTGATCCTTGAATGTCCACCATTCCTTTTTCCGATCAAAACATCTCCTACCCTTTCGGCGCTTAAAGTGGTGTCGTCGGCAAATTTGACTTTACTTTTTGCCGCTTGATTGATTTGCACAAACCAATCTTTTCGACCCGTCATATGTGTTGAACAACCGGAATCCAAGTACCACTCATCTCTCCCTTGGACTCCATCACGAATGGTAACCAATGCATTTCGATCCGAATGCATTTCTCGCTATTTTCCGGAACGGTATAGCTGCTGTCCTGCAAACTGTCACTACTGTAGCTACTTCCCGAAACATCCGTAATGCCATAACTCCCCTCCGTGATCATTACTAGAAGTGTGTCCTCATCATCTACCTCTTCCCTAGAAACCTTGGCTTCATTATTGTGATTCTCATTCGATTTACCACGACACGAATTTGCAAAGTGTCCAAACTTTCTGCACTTGTAACATTGCACCTTACTCACATCACGCTTCTTGAAACCATTGCTATGACCACTATCCTTGGAGCTACTTTCACCCTTTTCACTCGTCGAATGCTTTAAATTTTGCGAATCGTTTGAaccaaaattctgaaaatttgATTTACCTCTCGTCGCAAATTTTCCTTTCGACCTCTTATTCTTCTCATTGAAATGCGCTTGCAAAGCAATCTCCGCTTTGGCTTTGTCGGCGCCTCTCTCATCCATCATTTGTTCATGTGCCTCTAACGAACTTTGCAATTCATCTTTGCTCAAAGTTGTTAGATCCTTTGATTCTTCAATAGCCACAATTATGTTATTGAAACGCGACGTTAACGAACGTAATACTTTCGATACAACATTTTGCTCAAGAATCGTTTCCCTACaagatttgatttgattaacTAACCGGGTAATGCGTGTAATGTAGTCGTTGATCGTTTCTTTGTCTTCCATTTGTGTTAACTCGAATTGTCGCTTGTAAGTTTGTAACCTTACAACCTTCGCTTTGACGGCACCGACATATGTTTTCTCCAAGATTTCCCATGCTTGCTTCGCCGATTTACAATCGCCAACCTTCTCGAAATTGTCGTTATCAACACAAGAATGAATCAAGAATAGGGTTTTgtaatccttcttcttctcttctttgtgTGTAGCTCTTTGAATGTCGGTAGCCTCTGCCCTTAATTGTGTAACTCCATTGACGACGATCTCAAGCACCTTTTGATAATcaaacaaaaccctaatttgtttTGCCCATTTATCATAGTTCTTCAAATCAAGAATCGGGAGATTGGTGGGAATTCGATCATTGAAAACAGTTTCCATTGTTGCAGCGAATTAGGATCGACAACCAaggctcttgatgccaaatgttagaacataaaactgaaaattgaaggtttgacaatggtggaagaaaagaaaattggggaagatgaagttgAGAGAGAATTAGAGAGAATAGAGTAATATTTGATGAATATATATTTTGGCATTAATTTTGAATTGAGAATATTACAAGGGTATTTATACATTAAGAATAAAATGATACAACTAAAATGACTCTACAAAAATAAATTCTGTTAGTGTTTGGAAGGATAAAAGTATAATTTAATTTCAATTAACAGTTGCATCATACAAACTCCATGAATATGATGCAGAAAGCAATCGAATCTTAAAAAGAAGAAACACATAGAATGTAAGAGATAAAGTTTTTATTCATTAATTGAGAAAAAATGAATTATAATATCCAATATATTCATTGGTCAATAACTAATAAATAACAAACTACAATTAACTTTATATGTGTCAAGTAATTAGTGGCCCGATAATATTAATAATTCACATACATGTATAATAACTAGTTCATTTAGCCCAATACCAAATCACCTAACAAAACCAACATTACAAATATCAACCAAAAACAAAATTCAAACAAAATGTCACCAATGTAAAAAAATCTCTCAAAACCTGTCACAATGCAGGAAAAAAAACCAGTTGTCTTGGAACTACAATGTAACTAAAATATCAAACAGACAAACAATGTGGTTAATCGCATGAAGCAGTATAATATTATGGTAGCAATGGTAGTACATAGCAGCAGTACTGTAATTCAGAATGTTAATAATAAAAAAAGTACTATAATTCAGAAGCTTATTATTTTTATGGTAAGATTGTGAAGAGTTACAGATTTCTTATAGACCAACAGCATCTTGACACGTAGCTTAATCTACTTGTAAGCCAATAGATAGTCGACATGTACTGTTTTTATTCCATTTCTTCGTTGTCCTTTCTTTCACCTTATTGCAGGTGTGTGGATTAGACTCAGTAACATTATTGGAAtatgaaattgaattgcacggtCGTTATATCATATCATATTTTGTTGTACTGTTTGCCGTGTCTTTCTTCTGAAATAGTAATAACCTCACAAAGTCGTTGAAAAGCACTACACTTTAATTTTTATTCATTAatagaaaaaaaatatttaagAGCACATGAATCTCCACCTCctatcaccttcaccttcacctTGTGGTATGTATCTATAAATTCTATATATCTGTATAGAAGGCATGTCAGTATTGTGTCTGGTGTCTGTGTTGTGTCTGGTTTATATCTTTATGACTGATTTATTGGTTGGTATAAATAATGAGCTACCAATGTTGGTTGAAAAGGATAGGATATGGAGAAGAGAGACAACAAGAAAAACAAGAAAGCGAAGAGCCCTAATTCATATATAGAGGTGGTGCATATGTATATATAGAGTGTAGGACAGAAGTGCAGTATGTGGCCAAAATGGGAGGAAATGAGATTGGAGATCAGATCTTACAACTGGATCAGTGGAGGATGGTAGGGTTGATGCCATATTGAATATTGATTCAAAGAGAGAATCCACAGAGAGAGAGAGACATAATAGGTAGAGAGTAAAGTTAATGACAGAAGAGAGTGAGCACATGCCGGTAGTGATTGTATGATAGCATACAATTCTCGGTGTGTGCTCACTTCTCTTTCTGTCATCTACTCATCTCTCGAATGTGTCTCTCTTAATCTGACATTATTATCTTCGTGAGATATGTAGGTATATGAATCAACTCTCTTATCTATTTATgtcttatttattttttatatgtATTTGTAACtcattttaattatatatttatttaatatttatcATGTATATATTAGATTAATTTAGAGGTATTTTAATATTAATCTATCAAAATAACATCTTAGTAGGACTTTTTTAGTTCAGGTTCAAATTCTGGTGTTGGCGTGACATTTTTGATTTGCATAAGATAGTAGAATTAAAGATATTTGATATGTTATGGAGATACTATTTGATATGTTTGGCATGTTTAAATTCACCATTATTTactttttaatattttttttgttataaatttTTAGGATGAGGAAATGGTGTTCGGTTCAAGGTAAGGAAGATGATAAACTTACTGACCTAGCGTAAGTTTTGCAGCTGAAAtgtttaatttaattttaattttagtAATAATTTTCTATACTTAATTAtaatattatattaattattatattttttagTGCAATTGTGAGTGTGGCGATGTAATCAAAGCGTGGCTTTTTATGGtactttttttattttaattcattcATTATGTTGTTGAATCCTAAACTGAAATGGAGCTTCTCAAAGGTACGCAATTTTACTATTCATTCTCTAACAGAAAATTCAGATTATTTTATGAATCAAATTTCACCAAATACTTTTGTTTTTCTTACATGAAATCATGCTTCTACCTTAATCTGATCCACAATTTCTGCTTAACCCTATTAATTAATTTGTGTTTGATACATATATATTCTGTAGGGTAAAATCCCTAAGAAAATGGGAATTCTTTTGAAGGGTCGTTTTCAAATTATGTATATGTCTTCTGGATTGTAGCTAAATAAGGTAATGTTTTGTTTTATTCCCTTTGTAGTAGCTAGCTAGGTCTGGAATTGGAATGGATATACTGGAATTCAAAGCACCTACCCTCCTTAATTATATAGGTTGAATTCATTGTTTTCTCAAAGATCTTGTACTGAATTTTCTCATCTTAGATTGTATTgtttttcatccttaattgcTATTTGGGTTCATAATTTATGTGTGTAAAACAGATAGCTGAGGATAATCTTTGTTGTTACTGTTTCCCGGAACTGCAAAAAGAAAACATGAGTTCAAGCACTATATATAGCTGTTCAGGTAAACTTTTTTTTCCTCCATGTATGGTGCGAGTTCTAGTTTAATCAATGGAGAGAGGGAGGTGAAACATAGTGAGATGGGTATGGTTGATAAAACCCTTAACAGATTGATTACTTTGAAGGGGCACCAAACACGATACTATCACGAACAGTTTGACACCGGTAAAATTCTAAAAAGTGAATTCATTGAATGTAATCACATGTGTTGCTGGCAAACACAGATAAACCTTCCGTTATAAGGATGACATTAATAAAGAATATATAAGATAAATGAGTCTTTTACTGTTTTAGATGGAGATGTGGTGTCGTGAGATCTCTTGGTGGTCTCGGTCTTTTTAGCTGCTGTTGCTCCAGTCATGGTTTGTAGTTGCGTTCAGATATGCGGCTTATGTAATCGTGAGCACTGCAAGTGTTGCGATGCGAATTGTGGTCACGGTCGTTGTgatatgattttattttttattagcataaaatattataatttattaCTTAGCTTATAACTCACATATGTCATATTTTCTCTCTAAAGTTTGTCTATCTATATCAATATCAACAACTATTTATCGCTTTACATTTCAAAACAATGTCAAGAATGTCTATCACTTTAAAACATCTCTAGTCCTTATAAAAATGCCCTATAAATCTATGataaaaagaaaaaggaagaTATATATGTAATTTGTGTAAGCACTATATAGTTCGTTGTGGTCTGATGCGAATGTTGCGCCCACTACATTGAAGCCATTGCAGTGTTGTAATATGGTTTTTTATTTGATTTACAATCAAATCGCAATTGTGGTGTGAAACCGCAATATTGCGGCTGCATGTGATGCGGTCTACAGTTTGAAACTGGTCTTCCTAGACTCCCCAACAATATGTAAAaaatgatcattcatgcaaacTTGAAATTGAATTATATCTTGGTCACTACTTTTGGCCTGAAATAGTTGCTAAGTAGTTTCTATCACTACTTTTAGTTTGAACTTGAATTATTAGTTTTCGAACAACAAATTTTATAGATAGGAAGTGCAAGGGATACTCCAACCCATATACAAAGTTGAATTATAAAAAACTACCGACACAACTAAGATTTCTCTCTTGATATACACACTAAAGGAGTAAGACAACTGTTTAAGTACAAGTAAGATCCCACCTTTGACTTAGCCAGCAACCACTTCCCCGAAACGACCTTTATACGCCCAATTAGTACCAATAGATCAAGATTAGTtaaatttgaattttgaaatgACTGATGATTTATTGATATATGTTATTTATCATGCGTGTAGCTTAAAATTCTGTAACCTAGAAATGAATCAGGTTAGGGGAAATAGAACTTATGTTTACTTAGGATTTAATAGATGAAGTGTTTTCCAAGTTCTTAGTTACATTTTGTTGTTTGTTCATGTTTGTAGCCTACTAAAGAGTTCTGTTCCTTTATTCATTTGAAGGTAGACCAAAAGATAAAACTACTAATAAAATGATTAAGTTATTCATTAATCAAATTTAAAGTTTGATCCATCTCTTTTTTGGGTTAGCTTAAAAAATACTAATTAACTATTAAACATTAGTATATAGGGTAGTGTAGTTGAGAGGTGAAGAAATTAAATGCTAGGTGGTCAGTAGTGTAATGAGTGTTCATATCAGGTACCTCTACTGGGTTAAAAGTACATCATTGAGCAAGTTGTGATGAAGACAATGCAATAAtccaaacacttatcatcatcatcatcataatttATTGGTAGAATTAAAAATTACACAAACTTACCAAGTTAGAGGACAATGTATCAACTTATTGGTAGCAAGTTAGAGAAAAAACTTAACTTGGTAGAAT includes:
- the LOC127135759 gene encoding secreted RxLR effector protein 161-like yields the protein MTDLGVMNYFLGIEFHKSKVGLLMHQRRYALDILKKCDMEHCNASITACEARVQLSKSDEEDDVDPTLYRSLIGLLQYLCNTRPDLAFSVGIASRFMERPKVSHLEAVKRILRYVKGTLGCGILFPTSDTGCKCNLLGYTDSNWCGDKDDRKSTAGYIFMFGSTPISWCSKKEPVVALSSCEAEYIVASLGACQAMWLMNLLKELGCGDDVATNCL